From Chryseobacterium gallinarum, one genomic window encodes:
- a CDS encoding phage protein Gp36 family protein, protein MPFLTDTDYEVQIRNWIKQIIIQRKEDVQHQAELAAQAEMESYLRQRYNVVQIFSATGADRNALIIMYMVDIAIYHLHANSAGDVIPELRIIRYNAAKDWLKAVSKGDISPDLPEKPDEGESGEGTGSQVIEFGSNPKYSERY, encoded by the coding sequence ATGCCTTTTTTAACTGATACAGACTACGAAGTACAGATCCGAAACTGGATTAAACAGATTATTATCCAAAGGAAAGAAGATGTTCAGCACCAAGCCGAGCTTGCCGCTCAGGCGGAAATGGAAAGCTACCTGAGACAACGGTACAACGTGGTGCAGATATTTTCCGCTACCGGAGCCGATAGAAACGCGCTTATTATTATGTACATGGTTGACATCGCTATTTATCATTTACACGCTAATTCTGCGGGAGATGTTATTCCTGAGCTTAGGATTATCCGCTATAACGCTGCCAAAGACTGGCTGAAAGCCGTATCCAAAGGGGATATTTCACCGGATTTGCCGGAGAAACCCGACGAAGGAGAAAGTGGAGAAGGAACCGGAAGCCAGGTTATCGAATTTGGAAGCAACCCGAAATATTCGGAACGCTATTAA